The Mucilaginibacter terrenus genome has a segment encoding these proteins:
- a CDS encoding DoxX family membrane protein produces MKTAVSLARILLGLTFLVFGLDYFFHFLHLIVTFPGLERRADNYLAALNRAEYFFPCLKIIEILCGLGLLINRYTAIFLIMLFPITFNIFLFDAFLGPQLLLMGAVLILLNIFLMLAYRRNYRGLFAFKPAL; encoded by the coding sequence ATGAAAACAGCGGTGTCCCTCGCACGCATCCTTTTAGGCCTAACCTTTTTGGTTTTTGGCCTCGATTACTTTTTTCATTTTCTGCACCTTATAGTAACCTTCCCCGGGCTGGAAAGGAGGGCAGATAATTACCTTGCAGCCCTTAACAGAGCCGAATACTTTTTTCCGTGCCTGAAAATTATTGAGATACTTTGCGGGTTGGGCCTGTTAATAAACCGGTATACGGCAATTTTTTTGATTATGCTGTTCCCCATCACATTTAATATATTTCTTTTTGATGCTTTTCTTGGTCCGCAGCTGCTGTTGATGGGAGCGGTGCTCATCCTGCTTAATATATTTTTAATGCTGGCCTATCGCAGAAATTACCGCGGCTTATTTGCTTTTAAACCAGCGCTGTAA
- the galB gene encoding beta-galactosidase GalB has product MKSFLTTRIAGVLTLALSLIMVQSFAQSARTIADFDKGWKFHLGDVKNADKASANDKNWRNLSLPHDWSIEGTFSKDNPASPEGGALPGGIGWYRKTFTVPLSSQSKKVYIDFDGVYHHSDVWINGHHLGFRPNGYISFRYDLTPYLNFGGVNVVAVKVDNSQQPNSRWYSGSGIYRNVWLVTTSASAAIDHWGTYMTTPEVTDAAASVKIAVSVKHNLAKFKPYTVSTSIYDAANKLVSSGGTVPSNKQIIDSVTTFNSTLTVKNPHLWSVTSPYLYKVVNRVWINNVVVDEYTQKLGIRYFNFDADKGFSLNGKPMKILGVCDHHDLGSLGSAINTRALERQLEILKGMGVNGIRTSHNPPAPELLDLCDRMGFIVMDEAFDMWKAKKSKYDYHLYWDEWHKRDLEDQVKRDRNHPSVFIWSIGNEIVEQYSKTDTAGRTITRELAGIVRSLDTTRPITTANNDPTTTNQLISSGALDLIGYNYHNQDYAGFHERFPGKKFIATETTSALETRGYYDMPSDSVRRWPIAWDKPFTTGNPDNTVSAYDNVSAPWGSTHEETWKVMKKYPMLSGMFIWTGFDYLGEPTPYSWPSRSSYFGVIDLAGFPKDVYYLYKSEWTDKPVLHIFPHWNWTQGKTVDVWAYYNNADEVELYLNGKSIGVKKKTGDDLHVMWRLKFEPGTLKAISRRNGKVVLTKEIHTAGAPAKIELTADRKAIKADGRDLSFVTVRILDKAGNLVPNADNLVKFKIAGPGSMASVDNGDPVSHDPFKADWRKAFHGLALAIIQGKETAGTITLTATADGLAPATVVIKSK; this is encoded by the coding sequence ATGAAATCTTTCTTAACTACCCGCATAGCAGGGGTGCTAACCCTTGCGCTAAGTTTGATAATGGTACAGTCATTCGCACAATCTGCAAGAACCATTGCTGATTTTGATAAAGGCTGGAAATTCCATTTAGGAGATGTAAAAAATGCCGATAAAGCATCAGCAAACGATAAAAACTGGCGCAACCTTAGCCTGCCGCACGACTGGAGCATTGAAGGCACGTTTAGTAAAGATAACCCCGCCAGCCCCGAGGGCGGCGCGCTGCCTGGCGGTATAGGCTGGTACCGCAAAACGTTTACAGTGCCACTTTCCTCGCAAAGTAAAAAAGTTTATATAGACTTTGATGGTGTTTACCACCATAGCGATGTATGGATAAACGGCCACCATCTTGGCTTTCGGCCAAACGGTTATATCTCTTTCAGGTATGATCTTACGCCTTACCTTAACTTTGGTGGGGTGAATGTAGTGGCTGTGAAGGTGGATAACTCGCAGCAGCCTAACTCGCGCTGGTACTCTGGCAGCGGCATTTACCGCAACGTTTGGCTGGTAACTACCAGCGCCTCTGCGGCAATTGACCACTGGGGAACCTACATGACCACGCCCGAAGTAACCGATGCGGCTGCCTCGGTAAAAATAGCTGTATCTGTAAAACACAACCTTGCAAAGTTTAAACCCTACACGGTAAGCACTAGTATTTATGATGCTGCTAATAAGCTGGTCTCTTCTGGCGGCACAGTGCCATCCAACAAACAAATTATCGACTCGGTAACTACATTTAATTCTACGCTCACGGTTAAAAACCCGCACTTGTGGTCAGTAACATCGCCATATCTGTATAAGGTAGTAAATAGAGTATGGATTAACAACGTGGTAGTTGACGAGTATACCCAAAAACTTGGTATCCGTTACTTTAATTTTGATGCAGATAAAGGCTTTTCGTTAAATGGCAAGCCAATGAAGATACTGGGCGTGTGCGATCACCATGATCTTGGTTCGCTGGGTTCTGCTATTAACACCCGTGCGCTGGAACGCCAGTTAGAGATACTAAAAGGGATGGGTGTTAACGGTATCCGCACATCGCACAATCCGCCTGCACCCGAACTGCTGGACCTTTGCGACCGCATGGGCTTTATTGTGATGGATGAAGCGTTTGATATGTGGAAAGCTAAAAAAAGCAAATACGACTATCACCTGTATTGGGACGAATGGCACAAACGCGACCTGGAAGACCAGGTAAAGCGGGACCGTAATCACCCTTCGGTTTTTATTTGGAGCATTGGTAACGAAATTGTGGAGCAGTACAGCAAAACAGATACTGCCGGCCGTACCATAACGCGCGAACTGGCGGGTATTGTGCGCAGCCTGGATACCACCCGGCCCATCACCACCGCGAATAACGACCCAACTACAACCAACCAACTGATATCATCGGGTGCGCTTGACCTTATTGGTTACAATTACCATAACCAGGATTACGCTGGTTTCCATGAACGCTTTCCGGGTAAAAAATTCATTGCGACGGAAACCACGTCGGCACTGGAAACCCGCGGATACTACGATATGCCGTCGGACAGTGTACGCCGCTGGCCGATAGCCTGGGATAAGCCATTTACCACGGGTAATCCTGATAACACCGTTTCTGCTTATGACAACGTATCAGCGCCATGGGGATCTACTCACGAGGAAACCTGGAAGGTGATGAAGAAATACCCTATGCTATCGGGCATGTTCATCTGGACCGGTTTTGATTACCTGGGCGAACCGACGCCTTACAGCTGGCCATCGCGCAGTTCTTATTTTGGGGTAATAGACCTTGCGGGCTTCCCTAAAGACGTTTACTACCTATATAAAAGCGAGTGGACTGACAAGCCTGTACTGCACATCTTCCCGCACTGGAACTGGACACAGGGCAAAACGGTAGACGTATGGGCTTATTACAATAATGCCGATGAAGTGGAATTATACCTCAACGGAAAATCAATAGGGGTAAAGAAGAAGACCGGTGATGACCTGCATGTAATGTGGCGCCTGAAGTTTGAGCCTGGTACGCTAAAAGCCATATCGCGCAGGAACGGGAAGGTGGTACTTACTAAGGAGATACATACTGCAGGTGCGCCTGCTAAAATAGAACTGACAGCCGACCGCAAGGCTATAAAAGCTGATGGAAGGGACCTGTCATTTGTTACCGTGCGTATCCTGGATAAAGCAGGTAACCTGGTACCTAATGCGGACAATCTGGTTAAGTTTAAAATAGCTGGACCGGGCTCAATGGCATCTGTAGATAACGGCGACCCGGTAAGCCACGACCCGTTTAAAGCAGACTGGCGCAAGGCATTTCATGGGCTGGCACTTGCCATTATACAAGGTAAAGAAACTGCCGGAACAATTACCCTAACTGCAACCGCGGATGGCTTAGCGCCAGCGACTGTAGTAATAAAGAGCAAATAG
- a CDS encoding outer membrane beta-barrel protein, with protein MKLTQLLFIAAMLTTLSTFAQTGRDVRGVVKDSTGVTLPGTTVKIITATDSSATITDVNGAFVFHSVMANQFSMVFQSVGYQGLKRRYVLDNAKTPFTLPAVILKSDVRMLNTVTITDVNPVKLKEDTVEFNAAAYPVRAGAPVEDVIKKLPGMDVDKDGNVTAQGKTVSKVRVNGKDFFGGDVKTATQNLPADAVQNIQVIDDYGDQANITGVKTGEPEKVLNITIKASRNHGYFGQATVGDGRDMIPGIPNSKEGNRYVASGNVFSFSDDRQLAALANFNNTNTNLFSFGGGGGPGGGGQRGGGGPPGGAGNNSTGITTTRSAGFNYRDSWGKKITAYGSYSFADNTVNTTSTTIQQNISLNNPTTSNQNSVQQTENLNHRFNFNIEWKPDTINYIKFTPSVSYAGITTNQTASNTLFNASQSISGYDFTTYLHSTSPNYGGNLLYNHRFAKKGRNFSVNIGAGSYHIDQFQNPVYSNVTGAVNAPLYQFINTASRTDSVGANFSYLEPIAKKSYIELTYGYKHQYTTADKNTDTLNTSGDRDNYALLTNSYNYTFTTNRIGLNYRFIDKKYNYTLGVVAQPTVLEGMSANAGANRITSFNFAPNARFIYNFSRNKSISLNYTGTSQQPTYTQLQPVIDFSSASYPVQGNPDLKPEFNNVLSLRYNNFDFQSGNVFFSNLSFTQSNDRIVATTITYPRVYAPDSKLAGTILTTYQNADSYYAANGFYVFAKPWEKRKYTLFFIGNASYANNVSYIGSVDENSYALTTEKNLAKNLVLSQGTRFRVSITDVIDAEAGATYAINRTNNSVSQANINNKFSSLNLQLTGKNYFFKDWTFSYDFSKQLYYGYTGATNPNILNTYVERRFLKGNVGTLRFAVNDVFNENTGYTTTSSGSYITQTNSNKLGRYFMLTFTLRLQKFAGSRPSGPGGMGGPGPGGPGPGGPPPGGM; from the coding sequence ATGAAGCTTACACAACTACTTTTTATAGCCGCCATGCTCACCACATTAAGCACTTTCGCCCAAACCGGGCGGGATGTTAGAGGTGTAGTAAAAGACTCTACCGGCGTTACCTTGCCGGGCACCACTGTTAAAATAATCACCGCGACAGATAGCAGCGCCACCATTACCGATGTAAACGGCGCTTTCGTTTTCCATAGCGTAATGGCCAATCAGTTCAGCATGGTATTTCAATCAGTAGGTTACCAGGGATTGAAGCGCCGTTACGTACTGGATAACGCTAAAACACCGTTCACACTTCCGGCAGTAATCCTGAAGTCGGATGTGCGAATGCTGAATACCGTTACCATCACGGACGTTAACCCGGTAAAATTAAAGGAAGATACCGTAGAGTTTAACGCAGCAGCATACCCGGTACGTGCCGGTGCGCCGGTTGAGGATGTAATTAAAAAGTTGCCAGGCATGGATGTAGATAAAGATGGCAACGTTACCGCGCAAGGTAAAACTGTAAGCAAAGTACGCGTGAATGGTAAAGACTTTTTTGGGGGTGATGTGAAAACTGCTACACAAAACCTACCGGCAGACGCGGTGCAGAACATACAGGTAATTGATGATTACGGCGATCAGGCCAATATCACCGGTGTGAAAACCGGGGAGCCCGAAAAAGTGCTGAACATTACCATTAAGGCGAGCCGCAATCATGGCTATTTTGGCCAGGCTACCGTGGGTGATGGCCGCGACATGATCCCGGGCATCCCGAATAGTAAAGAGGGGAACCGCTATGTAGCATCCGGCAATGTATTCAGCTTTAGCGATGATCGCCAACTGGCGGCGTTAGCTAATTTTAACAACACCAATACTAATCTGTTCAGTTTTGGCGGTGGTGGCGGCCCTGGCGGAGGTGGTCAGCGCGGTGGTGGTGGCCCTCCGGGTGGTGCCGGTAACAACAGTACCGGTATTACCACAACACGCAGTGCGGGGTTCAACTACCGCGATTCGTGGGGTAAAAAGATTACCGCTTATGGCAGCTACAGCTTCGCCGATAATACAGTGAATACCACCAGTACTACCATACAGCAGAACATCTCACTAAACAACCCTACAACCAGTAACCAGAACAGCGTGCAGCAGACCGAAAATCTGAACCATCGCTTTAACTTTAACATAGAATGGAAGCCGGACACCATCAACTACATTAAATTTACGCCGTCGGTATCTTATGCTGGCATCACCACTAACCAAACCGCGTCGAACACGCTGTTTAATGCTTCACAAAGCATATCCGGGTACGACTTTACCACATACCTGCATTCTACCTCGCCTAACTACGGCGGCAACCTGCTTTACAACCACAGGTTTGCTAAAAAGGGCCGCAACTTTAGTGTGAACATCGGTGCCGGGTCTTACCATATCGACCAGTTTCAAAATCCCGTTTACAGTAACGTAACAGGTGCCGTTAACGCGCCGCTTTACCAGTTCATTAATACTGCCAGCCGTACAGATAGTGTGGGTGCAAACTTCTCTTACCTCGAGCCAATCGCTAAAAAATCTTATATCGAACTTACATATGGCTATAAACATCAGTACACTACAGCAGATAAGAATACAGATACGTTAAACACCAGCGGCGATCGCGACAATTACGCCTTGCTTACCAACAGTTACAATTATACATTCACAACTAATCGTATCGGCCTAAACTATCGTTTTATCGATAAGAAGTACAATTATACTTTGGGCGTAGTGGCACAGCCAACGGTTCTGGAAGGCATGTCGGCCAATGCGGGCGCTAATCGTATCACCTCGTTTAACTTTGCGCCAAATGCGCGGTTTATTTACAACTTCAGCAGGAACAAATCCATAAGCCTTAACTATACCGGCACCAGCCAGCAGCCAACTTATACCCAGCTACAGCCGGTGATAGATTTCTCCAGCGCGTCGTACCCGGTACAAGGCAATCCTGATCTTAAGCCCGAGTTCAACAACGTGTTATCACTCCGCTATAATAATTTTGATTTCCAGAGCGGTAACGTCTTCTTCAGCAACCTGTCGTTTACGCAAAGTAACGACAGGATTGTGGCCACTACCATCACCTATCCGCGGGTTTATGCGCCTGACAGTAAGCTAGCCGGTACAATATTGACAACCTACCAAAATGCAGACAGCTATTATGCTGCCAACGGCTTTTATGTGTTTGCCAAACCATGGGAGAAACGCAAGTACACGTTGTTCTTCATAGGCAATGCCAGTTACGCCAATAACGTATCATACATAGGCAGTGTGGACGAGAACTCTTACGCGCTTACTACCGAAAAGAACCTGGCAAAAAACCTGGTATTGTCACAAGGTACAAGGTTCAGGGTGAGCATTACTGATGTGATAGATGCAGAAGCCGGTGCTACTTATGCAATTAACCGTACAAACAACTCGGTGTCGCAAGCCAATATCAATAATAAATTCAGCAGCCTTAATTTACAGCTAACCGGCAAGAACTATTTCTTTAAGGACTGGACATTTAGCTATGATTTTAGCAAGCAACTTTACTATGGCTACACCGGCGCAACCAATCCCAACATTTTAAATACCTATGTAGAGCGCAGATTTTTAAAGGGAAATGTTGGTACGCTTAGGTTTGCGGTGAACGATGTATTTAACGAGAACACCGGTTATACCACTACATCAAGCGGGAGTTACATTACGCAAACCAATTCCAATAAGCTTGGCCGCTATTTTATGCTGACGTTTACCTTGCGGCTGCAGAAGTTTGCAGGTTCGAGGCCTTCAGGTCCGGGTGGCATGGGTGGTCCGGGCCCTGGCGGTCCCGGCCCCGGCGGCCCTCCGCCAGGCGGTATGTAG
- a CDS encoding sensor histidine kinase has product MLQRSKRNVINVFIQILIWVVLGNILLFYQPFLRDISVPYQFWIKQIFVFLLLITAYYINAHVLVPQFLLKKRTGIYFLLIIAIIVAVVFLAGFLDRALQIRHLLEEAFHRNGPPRGGRGGGRGYFDTFTITLTSLVLGISTSVRTTQDWKKNDERQKEMEAEKISSELSFLKAQINPHFFFNTLNNIYALTLVNVETSRTAIHQLSRMMRYVLYDTQNSTALLSQEVAFVKDYISLMQLRLTDKVTVNYQAPVQVSEQPIAPMLFLPFVENAFKHGVSDTLPSTITVHISQEASQVILVVKNSIFKKRGADLEENKGIGLNNTIRRLELLYPGKYTLDVNEDKDANTYTVTLTLLLA; this is encoded by the coding sequence ATGCTTCAACGCTCCAAACGCAATGTTATAAATGTGTTCATCCAAATACTCATCTGGGTAGTACTGGGTAACATTTTGCTGTTTTATCAACCTTTCCTTAGAGACATCTCTGTGCCCTATCAGTTCTGGATAAAGCAGATCTTTGTGTTTTTACTGCTGATAACCGCATACTACATTAACGCCCATGTGCTGGTACCACAGTTCTTGCTGAAAAAACGCACCGGTATTTACTTTTTACTCATCATTGCCATTATTGTAGCTGTTGTTTTCCTGGCAGGATTTTTAGACAGGGCATTGCAGATCAGACACCTTTTAGAAGAGGCGTTCCACAGGAACGGGCCGCCGAGGGGCGGGCGTGGTGGAGGAAGAGGCTACTTTGATACATTTACCATTACGCTTACCTCACTTGTACTGGGCATCAGCACCAGTGTGCGTACCACCCAAGACTGGAAAAAGAACGACGAGCGGCAGAAAGAGATGGAGGCGGAAAAGATTAGCTCGGAGCTGTCGTTTCTTAAAGCGCAGATAAATCCGCACTTCTTCTTCAATACGCTCAATAACATTTATGCGCTTACCCTGGTGAACGTGGAAACTTCACGAACTGCCATACACCAGCTATCGCGTATGATGCGCTACGTGCTTTACGATACACAGAATAGTACCGCCCTGCTGAGTCAGGAGGTGGCTTTTGTAAAGGACTACATCAGTCTTATGCAGCTACGCCTTACTGATAAAGTGACAGTAAATTATCAAGCCCCGGTACAGGTAAGCGAGCAACCTATAGCGCCAATGCTGTTCCTTCCATTTGTAGAGAACGCCTTTAAGCATGGCGTAAGCGACACCTTGCCGAGTACAATAACTGTACACATCTCACAAGAAGCCAGTCAGGTAATTTTAGTTGTTAAAAACAGTATCTTTAAAAAACGCGGCGCCGATCTGGAAGAGAACAAGGGAATTGGGTTGAACAATACCATCAGGCGACTGGAGCTTTTATATCCAGGCAAATACACGCTGGACGTGAATGAAGATAAAGACGCCAATACTTACACCGTAACCTTAACCCTTTTGCTGGCATGA
- the bshC gene encoding bacillithiol biosynthesis cysteine-adding enzyme BshC — MDAACIDYKETGFFSQTVIDYLNDVPELRPFYSYRPTLKGFAELLENKKVIADRNLLADVLSEQYFRSAKSGLPALDSSELVGTQIARLRSPDAFTITTGHQLNIFTGPLYFIYKIVTAIKLCRELKEAFPDKDFVPVYWMASEDHDFAEINYTNIGGKKVHWWYEASGATGRINPDTMRQAINQYKGVLGIDGHSTELGEIVETAYTQFDKLADATRYLVNAIFGRYGLVIIDADDHRLKASFSPIIERDIIEQNSFKHISAANEKLLDLGVHIQVNPREINFFYLGDQLRERIVFEDGLYKVMNTEISFSEAELKQEIATSPERFSPNVVMRPLYQECILPNIAYIGGGAEVVYWLELKGNFDFYNVDFPILILRNSGLVIPKEAAAKIKSMELSPADLFKSTDEIKNNWVKKHSSHDLSLSEEMRELERVFEKIKLHAHKVDPTLPPSAAAVQARLKHAMDNFQKKLIKAEKRNYHTRLEQIEHIKEDLFPKNSLQERTENFGLSFVKWGHLFIEELIRNFEPLDFKFTVLTE, encoded by the coding sequence ATGGATGCTGCCTGTATCGACTATAAAGAAACCGGGTTCTTTTCCCAGACCGTAATCGATTATCTTAACGATGTACCGGAGCTACGGCCGTTTTATAGTTACCGCCCCACTCTAAAAGGTTTTGCAGAACTGTTGGAGAATAAGAAAGTAATCGCAGACAGGAACCTGCTTGCAGATGTGCTTTCGGAACAGTATTTCAGATCAGCAAAAAGCGGTCTTCCAGCTTTGGATAGCAGCGAACTGGTAGGCACGCAAATAGCACGCTTAAGATCCCCGGACGCTTTTACCATTACTACAGGCCACCAGCTAAATATATTTACCGGGCCGCTCTATTTCATATACAAGATAGTTACAGCTATTAAACTTTGCCGTGAATTAAAGGAAGCTTTCCCCGATAAGGACTTTGTTCCGGTTTACTGGATGGCATCAGAAGATCACGATTTCGCAGAGATCAACTATACAAACATCGGCGGGAAAAAAGTACATTGGTGGTACGAGGCGTCAGGTGCTACCGGCCGTATAAACCCCGACACAATGCGCCAGGCTATAAACCAGTACAAGGGTGTACTAGGTATAGATGGACACTCTACTGAGCTGGGTGAGATAGTAGAAACGGCTTATACGCAGTTTGATAAACTCGCTGACGCTACCCGCTACCTGGTAAATGCCATATTTGGCAGGTACGGCCTGGTGATAATTGATGCAGACGATCACCGGTTAAAAGCGTCCTTTTCCCCTATCATAGAGCGCGATATAATTGAACAAAACAGCTTTAAACACATCAGTGCTGCAAACGAAAAGCTGCTTGATCTGGGCGTGCATATACAGGTTAACCCTCGCGAGATCAACTTCTTTTACCTTGGTGATCAACTTCGCGAACGTATTGTCTTCGAAGACGGCCTCTACAAAGTAATGAACACCGAGATTAGCTTTAGTGAGGCGGAACTTAAACAGGAAATTGCCACATCGCCGGAGCGTTTTAGCCCTAATGTAGTTATGCGCCCCTTGTACCAGGAGTGCATCTTGCCTAATATTGCTTACATAGGCGGTGGTGCAGAAGTGGTTTACTGGCTGGAGTTAAAGGGTAATTTCGACTTCTACAACGTTGATTTCCCGATACTTATCCTACGCAACTCCGGATTGGTAATACCAAAAGAAGCCGCTGCTAAGATAAAAAGCATGGAACTTTCACCGGCGGACCTGTTCAAAAGTACCGACGAGATAAAAAACAATTGGGTTAAAAAGCATAGCAGCCACGACCTGTCCTTAAGTGAAGAAATGCGTGAACTGGAGCGTGTGTTTGAGAAGATTAAGCTGCATGCACACAAGGTAGACCCTACCCTGCCGCCCTCTGCCGCAGCTGTTCAGGCCCGCTTAAAGCATGCTATGGACAACTTTCAGAAAAAGCTTATCAAGGCAGAAAAACGCAATTATCACACTCGTTTAGAACAAATTGAGCATATTAAGGAAGATCTTTTCCCTAAAAACAGCCTGCAGGAACGTACCGAAAACTTTGGTTTAAGCTTTGTAAAATGGGGTCACCTGTTCATCGAAGAACTCATCCGCAACTTTGAGCCGCTCGATTTTAAGTTTACTGTGCTTACCGAATAG
- the rimO gene encoding 30S ribosomal protein S12 methylthiotransferase RimO — MKTKEIYQPKKLLKPRVNVVTLGCSKNIYDSEVLMGQLKGNAYDVVHEADKVGKNDIVVINTCGFIDNAKQESIDTILQYSELKEQGKVGKVIVTGCLSERYKPELEAEITNVDAYFGTNDLQGVLQSIGADYRHELIGERLLTTPSHFAYFKIAEGCNRPCSFCAIPLMRGKHVSTPMEQLVKNAETLVKNGTKELILIAQDLTYYGLDLYGKRNLDELLRRLSDVNGVEWIRLQYAYPSGFPMEILDAMNERSNICKYLDMPLQHITDNMLKSMRRGITKQKTIDVVNQIRDKVPGIAMRTTLITGYPGETQQDFEEMAQWVEDTKFDRLGCFTYSHEEKTHAHSLIDDVPEEVKQERADAIMEIQQGISFDKNQEKIGNTYKVLVDKKDGDFFVGRTEYDSPEVDNEVLIDASMNYAAVGSFVNVNVDSAEDFDLYGQIVK; from the coding sequence ATGAAGACTAAAGAAATTTATCAGCCAAAGAAATTGTTAAAACCGCGTGTAAACGTAGTTACCCTTGGCTGTTCAAAAAATATTTACGACAGCGAAGTGCTGATGGGGCAGCTCAAAGGCAATGCTTACGATGTAGTGCATGAAGCTGATAAGGTTGGCAAGAACGATATTGTAGTTATAAATACCTGTGGCTTTATTGATAACGCCAAACAGGAATCTATAGACACTATCCTGCAATACAGCGAACTTAAAGAACAGGGTAAGGTTGGTAAAGTTATAGTTACCGGCTGCCTTTCAGAACGGTACAAACCTGAACTGGAAGCCGAGATAACCAACGTAGACGCCTACTTTGGCACCAACGATCTACAGGGTGTATTACAGAGCATAGGTGCTGATTACCGCCACGAACTAATAGGCGAACGCTTACTTACTACTCCCTCTCATTTTGCATACTTTAAAATAGCCGAGGGCTGTAATCGCCCGTGCTCATTTTGTGCTATACCATTGATGCGAGGCAAACACGTAAGTACGCCGATGGAGCAACTGGTTAAGAATGCAGAGACCCTTGTAAAGAACGGCACTAAAGAACTGATCCTTATTGCACAGGACCTTACTTACTACGGCCTTGACCTGTACGGCAAACGTAATCTTGATGAGCTTCTGCGCCGCTTGAGTGACGTTAATGGCGTAGAGTGGATCCGTCTTCAATATGCCTATCCGTCAGGTTTCCCTATGGAGATCCTGGATGCAATGAACGAGCGCAGCAATATTTGCAAGTACCTCGACATGCCGCTCCAGCACATTACCGATAACATGCTGAAGTCGATGCGCCGTGGTATCACTAAGCAAAAAACAATTGACGTGGTGAACCAGATACGCGATAAGGTGCCCGGCATCGCTATGCGTACAACACTTATCACCGGCTATCCCGGCGAAACCCAGCAGGACTTTGAAGAAATGGCGCAATGGGTAGAGGACACTAAGTTTGACCGTTTAGGTTGTTTTACTTACTCGCATGAGGAAAAAACACACGCCCATTCTTTGATTGACGATGTTCCAGAAGAAGTAAAGCAGGAACGTGCCGATGCAATAATGGAGATACAACAAGGTATTTCATTTGATAAGAACCAGGAGAAGATAGGCAATACTTATAAAGTTCTTGTTGATAAGAAAGATGGCGACTTCTTTGTAGGCCGTACCGAGTATGATTCACCTGAAGTTGATAATGAAGTACTGATAGATGCCAGCATGAATTACGCTGCCGTAGGCAGTTTTGTAAACGTAAATGTCGACTCTGCTGAAGACTTCGACCTTTATGGACAAATTGTAAAATAA
- a CDS encoding Ldh family oxidoreductase: protein MTVNESQLRDFTQNIFLAMGCSHEHATLAADVLLKSDLRGIDSHGVARLSGYVRLWEKKRINASPDIKIVHETATTATIDGDAGLGLVVAPFAMQVAIDKAAQYGSGWVSVRNSNHFGIAGYHAMMAVEQDMIGFAMTNASPLVAPTFSNERLLGTNPMCYAFPAGKYPPVIVDMATSAAANGKLEIAQRSGKPVPEGWVQDADGKYTTDPHALKSGGSLLPLGSDREHGSHKGFGLSATVDILSGVLSGAGFGPWVPPFVAFLEPPVNPPGQGIGHFLGAMRVDGFRPVEGFKKDMDTWIERFKCASTIDESQKVIIPGEPELEAEADRRINGIPLVDAVVKDLNELAAKFGIAGL, encoded by the coding sequence ATGACGGTTAACGAATCTCAGCTGCGCGACTTCACTCAAAATATTTTCTTGGCCATGGGCTGCAGTCATGAACATGCTACTCTTGCGGCTGATGTTCTCCTGAAATCGGACCTGCGAGGGATAGACTCTCATGGCGTTGCCCGGCTTAGCGGCTACGTTAGACTTTGGGAAAAGAAACGCATCAATGCTTCGCCTGATATAAAGATCGTTCATGAGACTGCTACCACCGCAACAATAGACGGCGATGCAGGTCTGGGCCTCGTGGTGGCGCCGTTTGCCATGCAGGTGGCGATAGACAAGGCCGCTCAATATGGATCAGGGTGGGTGTCGGTACGTAACTCAAATCATTTCGGCATAGCTGGTTACCATGCCATGATGGCCGTTGAACAGGACATGATCGGCTTTGCCATGACCAACGCCAGCCCACTGGTAGCGCCAACCTTCTCTAACGAACGTTTGCTAGGCACCAACCCTATGTGTTACGCCTTCCCTGCCGGCAAATACCCGCCGGTAATTGTTGATATGGCAACCTCTGCAGCCGCTAACGGCAAACTGGAAATTGCTCAGCGCAGCGGCAAGCCTGTTCCCGAAGGTTGGGTACAGGATGCTGACGGCAAATACACAACTGATCCGCATGCACTTAAATCAGGTGGCTCGCTCCTCCCCCTTGGCAGCGACCGCGAGCATGGCAGCCACAAAGGCTTTGGCCTAAGCGCAACCGTTGATATATTGTCCGGTGTACTTTCTGGCGCTGGGTTTGGGCCGTGGGTGCCACCATTCGTAGCTTTCCTTGAGCCGCCCGTTAATCCGCCTGGCCAGGGTATCGGCCACTTTCTGGGCGCTATGAGGGTAGATGGCTTTCGTCCGGTAGAAGGGTTCAAAAAGGATATGGATACCTGGATAGAACGGTTTAAATGTGCAAGCACAATTGACGAATCACAAAAAGTGATCATTCCGGGTGAGCCGGAACTGGAAGCAGAAGCTGACCGCAGGATTAATGGTATACCGCTGGTTGATGCCGTTGTAAAGGATCTTAATGAATTAGCAGCGAAGTTTGGAATAGCGGGGTTATAA